From one Plectropomus leopardus isolate mb chromosome 8, YSFRI_Pleo_2.0, whole genome shotgun sequence genomic stretch:
- the rer1 gene encoding protein RER1 isoform X1, with protein MSEGDSVGESIHGKPSVVSAFFTRIGQVYQSWLDKSTPFYAVRWAATLLLTAVYMIRVYILQGWYIVTYALGIYHLNLFIAFLSPKVDPSLLDEDEGPSLPTKQNEEFRPFIRRLPEFKFWHSATKGIVIAMICTFFEAFNVPVFWPILVMYFIMLFCITMKRQIKHMVKYRYLPFTHGKRTYKGKDDTGKTFAS; from the exons ATGTCAGAAGGGGACAGTGTTGGGGAGTCAATCCATGGGAAACCATCTGTAGTCTCTGCCTTTTTCACACGGATTGGACAG GTCTATCAGTCATGGCTAGACAAGTCAACGCCATTCTACGCGGTGCGATGGGCAGCAACTCTACTACTTACTGCTGTCTACATGATCAGAGTGTACATACTACAG GGTTGGTATATAGTAACATATGCTTTGGGAATCTACCATCTCAACCTGTTCATTGCTTTTCTATCGCCAAAAGTGGATCCTTCGCTGCTTGACGAAG ATGAGGGCCCATCCCTTCCTACCAAGCAGAACGAGGAGTTCCGCCCTTTCATCAGGAGGTTGCCTGAATTCAAATTCTG GCATTCGGCGACAAAAGGCATCGTCATCGCCAtgatttgcacattttttgaagCCTTCAACGTGCCAGTGTTCTGGCCGATTCTTGTAATGTACTTCATCATGCTCTTCTGCATCACAATGAAGAGGCAgatcaag CATATGGTCAAGTACAGATACCTACCCTTTACACATGGGAAGAGGACATACAAAGGCAAGGACGACACAGGGAAAACTTTTGCTAGTTAA
- the rer1 gene encoding protein RER1 isoform X2, with translation MSEGDSVGESIHGKPSVVSAFFTRIGQVYQSWLDKSTPFYAVRWAATLLLTAVYMIRVYILQGWYIVTYALGIYHLNLFIAFLSPKVDPSLLDEDEGPSLPTKQNEEFRPFIRRLPEFKFWHSATKGIVIAMICTFFEAFNVPVFWPILVMYFIMLFCITMKRQIKHMVKYRYLPFTHGKRTYKEET, from the exons ATGTCAGAAGGGGACAGTGTTGGGGAGTCAATCCATGGGAAACCATCTGTAGTCTCTGCCTTTTTCACACGGATTGGACAG GTCTATCAGTCATGGCTAGACAAGTCAACGCCATTCTACGCGGTGCGATGGGCAGCAACTCTACTACTTACTGCTGTCTACATGATCAGAGTGTACATACTACAG GGTTGGTATATAGTAACATATGCTTTGGGAATCTACCATCTCAACCTGTTCATTGCTTTTCTATCGCCAAAAGTGGATCCTTCGCTGCTTGACGAAG ATGAGGGCCCATCCCTTCCTACCAAGCAGAACGAGGAGTTCCGCCCTTTCATCAGGAGGTTGCCTGAATTCAAATTCTG GCATTCGGCGACAAAAGGCATCGTCATCGCCAtgatttgcacattttttgaagCCTTCAACGTGCCAGTGTTCTGGCCGATTCTTGTAATGTACTTCATCATGCTCTTCTGCATCACAATGAAGAGGCAgatcaag CATATGGTCAAGTACAGATACCTACCCTTTACACATGGGAAGAGGACATACAAAG agGAAACATAA